The Desulfitobacterium chlororespirans DSM 11544 sequence CTTTGCCTTGCTGGCACAATCCGCCCGGCAGAAAGGCTTCCATGTCATGACTTACTCAGGATATACCTATGAAGAACTCACTGCCTCAAGTGAACAGAACCCCGCCTGGGCTCGCTTGCTGGAACAGACGGACCTCCTGGTGGACGGGCCTTTCCACTTGGCTGAAAGGAACCTCCTTTTACCCTTCAGAGGTTCGGAGAACCAGCGGGTTATCGATGTGCAGGAAAGTCTGAGACAGAGGAAGGTTGTTCTGGCCTTGTCTTAAATTCACAAAACAAAAAAGACCTTTGCCGTTGAGATGTGATATGCTCTCTGGCCAAGGTCTTTTTTCATCTTCTCCCTACTCGGAATCACCGTTTTCACCTTTAAAGGCAATGACTTTGATGAGCGAAGGCTCACCATCCATGAATTCCATTTCTCCCTGCTCCTGGGCTTTTAAAAGGATATCTACGGCATCGGC is a genomic window containing:
- the nrdG gene encoding anaerobic ribonucleoside-triphosphate reductase activating protein; translated protein: MDPRIRIAGIIEESIVDGPGIRLVVFAQGCPHHCPGCHNPETHAYEGGKSVAIAEILQRLAMNPLLDGITLSGGEPFAQAVGFALLAQSARQKGFHVMTYSGYTYEELTASSEQNPAWARLLEQTDLLVDGPFHLAERNLLLPFRGSENQRVIDVQESLRQRKVVLALS